In Deltaproteobacteria bacterium, a single genomic region encodes these proteins:
- the murG gene encoding undecaprenyldiphospho-muramoylpentapeptide beta-N-acetylglucosaminyltransferase → MKAKVVITGGGTGGHLFPGIALAEEFVRKKEGWEVVFIGTERGLERKILPKWGFELRTVPSAPLKGRGWWGKTAGLATLLWGILWSIGLLRRISPQLVIGLGGYSSGPVLLAAYLLGIKRVIQEQNVHPGFTNRVASKFSQRVFLSWAEGARFFPPEKVRVTGNPLRRGVLKGRGEKREGKGFTLLILGGSQGASTVNRAMIDSLKFLEKIKGYLSIIHQTGEGDQLWVKKEYEGRGFNASVRPFIEEMAACYRKAHLVVCRAGATTLAELCVWGRASLLIPYPYATDDHQRKNAQALVKEGAGRMILEDDLAGERLALEILSLYHSRRELEEMERRAAALGRPEAAALIVDECYWLLGLN, encoded by the coding sequence ATGAAGGCGAAGGTGGTCATCACCGGAGGGGGCACAGGAGGGCACCTTTTCCCTGGCATAGCCCTGGCTGAGGAGTTTGTCCGTAAGAAGGAGGGGTGGGAGGTTGTCTTCATCGGGACAGAGAGAGGATTAGAGAGGAAGATCCTGCCCAAATGGGGGTTTGAACTCAGGACTGTTCCCTCTGCCCCCTTGAAGGGGAGGGGTTGGTGGGGGAAGACCGCTGGGCTTGCCACCCTTTTGTGGGGGATATTGTGGTCCATAGGGCTTTTGCGCAGGATCTCACCCCAATTGGTCATCGGTCTGGGGGGATACTCATCTGGACCTGTGCTGCTCGCCGCCTACCTGCTTGGGATAAAGAGGGTGATCCAGGAACAAAATGTCCACCCTGGGTTTACTAACCGGGTGGCCTCAAAGTTCTCCCAGCGGGTATTTCTCTCCTGGGCGGAGGGGGCAAGGTTCTTTCCCCCTGAGAAGGTGAGGGTGACGGGGAATCCCCTGCGCAGAGGGGTCCTAAAGGGGAGGGGGGAGAAAAGAGAGGGAAAGGGCTTCACCCTCCTCATCCTTGGGGGCAGCCAAGGGGCCAGCACCGTCAACAGGGCAATGATAGATAGCTTGAAATTTTTGGAGAAAATCAAAGGGTATCTGAGCATCATCCATCAAACCGGAGAAGGGGACCAGCTATGGGTGAAAAAGGAATATGAGGGGAGGGGATTTAATGCCTCTGTCCGCCCCTTTATCGAGGAGATGGCCGCTTGTTATCGGAAGGCCCACCTGGTGGTCTGTAGGGCCGGGGCCACCACCTTGGCCGAGCTATGTGTGTGGGGGAGGGCCTCCCTCTTGATACCCTACCCCTATGCCACTGACGATCATCAGCGCAAAAACGCCCAGGCCTTAGTGAAGGAGGGTGCAGGGAGGATGATCTTGGAAGATGATCTTGCAGGGGAGAGGCTGGCCCTGGAGATCCTCTCCCTTTATCATAGCCGAAGGGAATTGGAGGAGATGGAGAGGCGGGCTGCTGCCTTGGGGCGACCTGAAGCTGCGGCCCTGATCGTGGATGAGTGCTACTGGTTGCTGGGCCTGAACTAA
- a CDS encoding UDP-N-acetylmuramate--L-alanine ligase: MSGIAEVLLNLGYRITGSDLRQTEITRRLSQLGSRIVYTHRRENVEGADVVVISSAIKGDNPEVQEAKAKMIPVIPRAEMLAELMRMKYGIAVAGTHGKTTTTSMIATVLAHGGLDPTMVIGGRLNSLGSNAKLGEGEFLVAEADESDGTFLKLSPTIAIVTNIDPEHLDYYGDIEHLKRTFLEFVNKIPFYGSSILCLDHENIQALIPYVEKRYITYGLSREANLRGEGIAARGWGIDFHAYWQDRPLGKVMLRMPGIHNVYNTLAAIACGVELEIEFPIIQEALEGFPGIQRRFQLKGEYAGITVIDDYAHHPVEIRATLAAAKALGKRRIVAVFQPHRYTRTRDLFGDFLCCFPQADIVFITDIYPAGEDPIPGVSAEVLFEGIRKEGHTKVHYIPDREMLAEEVLQVLGPGDIVITLGAGNVWEVSETIVETLRKRSK, translated from the coding sequence ATGAGTGGGATAGCTGAGGTCCTCCTCAACCTCGGCTACAGGATAACGGGATCGGATTTGAGGCAGACGGAGATCACAAGGCGTCTGAGTCAGTTGGGGTCCAGGATAGTCTATACCCATCGTAGGGAGAATGTGGAAGGGGCCGATGTGGTGGTGATCTCCTCGGCCATCAAAGGGGACAACCCAGAGGTTCAGGAGGCAAAGGCGAAAATGATCCCCGTGATCCCGCGCGCCGAGATGTTGGCGGAGTTGATGAGGATGAAGTACGGCATCGCCGTGGCTGGTACACACGGCAAAACCACCACCACCTCCATGATAGCCACCGTTTTGGCCCATGGAGGGTTGGACCCCACCATGGTGATTGGGGGGAGGCTAAACAGCTTGGGGAGCAACGCCAAGCTCGGGGAGGGGGAATTTCTGGTGGCTGAGGCCGATGAAAGCGACGGCACCTTCCTCAAGTTGTCCCCCACCATCGCCATCGTCACCAATATAGATCCTGAACACCTGGACTACTATGGTGACATAGAGCACCTCAAGAGGACCTTCTTGGAATTCGTCAACAAGATCCCCTTTTATGGGAGTTCCATACTTTGTCTCGACCACGAAAACATCCAGGCCCTGATCCCTTATGTGGAAAAGAGGTATATTACCTATGGCCTCAGCCGTGAGGCCAACCTGCGGGGGGAGGGGATTGCCGCCCGCGGATGGGGGATCGACTTCCATGCCTACTGGCAGGATCGACCCCTGGGAAAGGTGATGCTCAGGATGCCCGGGATCCACAACGTATATAATACCTTGGCTGCCATTGCCTGTGGGGTAGAGTTAGAGATAGAATTCCCCATCATTCAAGAGGCCTTAGAAGGCTTTCCAGGGATCCAGAGGAGGTTTCAACTAAAGGGGGAATATGCCGGGATCACGGTCATAGACGACTATGCCCATCATCCCGTAGAGATCAGGGCCACCTTGGCGGCGGCAAAGGCACTGGGCAAGAGGCGGATTGTGGCCGTTTTCCAACCCCACAGATATACCAGGACAAGGGATCTCTTCGGTGACTTCCTCTGCTGCTTCCCGCAGGCCGACATCGTCTTCATCACGGACATCTACCCGGCGGGAGAGGACCCTATCCCAGGGGTGAGTGCCGAGGTCCTCTTTGAAGGAATTAGGAAAGAAGGTCATACGAAGGTCCATTACATCCCCGATAGAGAGATGTTGGCTGAAGAGGTCCTGCAGGTCTTGGGACCTGGAGATATCGTCATCACCTTGGGGGCGGGGAACGTCTGGGAGGTATCAGAGACCATAGTGGAGACCTTGAGGAAGAGGTCTAAATGA
- the murB gene encoding UDP-N-acetylmuramate dehydrogenase, whose amino-acid sequence MTNGVLEERIRKEGFRGDVRRQVPMREITSFRIGGPADLILFPRDLEDLQVLITLFQREGVRYLLLGNGTNLLVSDSEVREPLISLSQGFTEIKKEGAKITAEGGVGLSQLLHFCAENALSNLEPLAGIPGTVGGGIRMNAGSGGVEMGDLISSLMVMDHLGQIRRLKRWEVSFGYRSVGLSPEDIILQGEFSLQMGKREEIMEEMEDFLRRRRGTQPLSLPSAGSIFKNPQGISAGKLIEGVGLKGFRLGDAMVSPMHANFIVNLGAARARDVLRLIDLIKERVYRERGVRLELEVVIIGEPGVVG is encoded by the coding sequence ATGACCAACGGAGTCCTGGAGGAGAGGATCAGAAAAGAGGGGTTCAGGGGGGATGTCCGACGACAGGTCCCCATGAGAGAGATCACTTCCTTCAGGATTGGGGGACCAGCGGACCTCATCCTCTTCCCCCGAGATCTGGAGGACCTGCAGGTGTTGATAACCCTCTTTCAACGAGAAGGGGTAAGATACCTACTGCTCGGCAACGGGACCAACCTACTGGTATCGGACAGCGAGGTGCGAGAACCCCTGATAAGCCTCTCCCAAGGGTTCACAGAGATAAAAAAGGAGGGGGCAAAGATCACGGCAGAGGGTGGGGTGGGACTTTCTCAACTGCTCCATTTTTGTGCGGAGAACGCCCTCAGCAATCTAGAGCCTTTGGCCGGTATCCCTGGTACAGTAGGGGGAGGGATAAGGATGAACGCCGGCAGCGGTGGTGTGGAGATGGGGGATCTAATATCCTCCCTGATGGTAATGGACCATCTGGGGCAGATCAGGCGGCTGAAAAGATGGGAAGTAAGTTTTGGTTACAGAAGTGTCGGCCTGTCCCCAGAAGACATAATCCTCCAGGGGGAATTCTCCCTGCAAATGGGAAAAAGGGAAGAGATCATGGAAGAAATGGAGGACTTCCTGCGAAGGAGGAGGGGAACTCAGCCCCTCTCCCTCCCCAGCGCCGGTTCGATCTTTAAAAATCCCCAGGGGATATCGGCTGGGAAGTTGATCGAAGGGGTGGGATTAAAGGGATTCCGCCTGGGGGATGCAATGGTCTCTCCCATGCACGCAAACTTCATCGTCAACCTGGGGGCAGCCCGGGCACGGGATGTTTTGAGGTTGATCGATTTGATAAAGGAGAGGGTATATCGAGAAAGGGGAGTAAGGCTTGAATTGGAGGTGGTGATCATAGGTGAACCGGGTGTGGTGGGATAA
- a CDS encoding D-alanine--D-alanine ligase — translation MWWDKRIGVLMGGVSHEREISLKTGTAVLNALQKQGYNTVGIEVSFDIVKRLLEEGIDVAFIALHGRWGEDGTVQGLLELLRIPYTGSGVLASALAMNKIKAKEIFLYHGIPTPEFVTPQEEEPEELPFPHPWVVKPASEGSTIGVTIAEDKKGLEEALRRARRYDQQILIERFIVGKELTVGILKGEPLPVVEIAPKDGFYDYQAKYTPGITEYIIPARIAEQEQQEVQRVSLKAYHVLGCSGCARVDLFLSEGGEVFITEVNTLPGMTETSLVPKAAAHNGISFPQLVQIILEEASLKIEAGER, via the coding sequence GTGTGGTGGGATAAACGCATCGGAGTGTTGATGGGGGGGGTCTCTCATGAGCGGGAGATATCTTTGAAGACCGGCACAGCGGTACTTAATGCCCTGCAAAAACAGGGATATAACACGGTGGGGATTGAGGTCTCCTTCGATATCGTAAAACGCCTCCTGGAGGAGGGTATAGATGTGGCCTTCATCGCCCTGCACGGCCGTTGGGGTGAGGATGGAACTGTTCAGGGGCTCCTCGAACTGTTGCGGATCCCCTACACCGGATCCGGGGTGTTGGCCAGTGCCTTGGCCATGAACAAGATCAAGGCCAAAGAGATCTTCCTCTATCATGGTATCCCCACCCCGGAGTTCGTCACCCCTCAGGAGGAGGAACCAGAGGAATTACCCTTCCCTCATCCCTGGGTAGTCAAACCGGCCTCGGAGGGGTCGACCATTGGGGTAACTATAGCGGAGGACAAAAAGGGGTTGGAGGAGGCCCTGCGCCGCGCAAGACGCTATGATCAACAGATCCTCATCGAGCGGTTCATAGTGGGAAAGGAGCTCACTGTAGGGATCCTCAAAGGGGAGCCCCTCCCGGTCGTCGAGATCGCCCCCAAAGACGGTTTCTATGACTACCAAGCGAAATACACCCCTGGGATAACGGAATACATAATCCCCGCTAGGATCGCCGAGCAAGAGCAACAGGAGGTACAAAGAGTAAGCCTGAAGGCCTATCATGTCCTGGGATGTAGCGGCTGTGCCAGGGTGGATCTCTTCCTGAGTGAAGGAGGAGAGGTCTTTATTACAGAGGTCAACACCTTGCCAGGGATGACAGAGACCAGCCTTGTGCCCAAGGCGGCGGCCCACAATGGGATATCCTTTCCCCAACTGGTGCAGATCATTTTGGAGGAGGCCTCTTTGAAGATCGAGGCAGGAGAGAGATGA
- a CDS encoding FtsQ-type POTRA domain-containing protein, which translates to MKGGGKLLIWGIGVALIGSLWGLERGSRLLLTPPLWVEKIEVRECQRMDRQQILDAASIPPQAPILKLDLKEIAQRVESLPWVRSCEVRRILPDKLSLRIVERRPAALIHIGRLWYVDEDGTPFKEPSPGETLDYPVLTGWEDQGWKKGEGEELIQEALGFLREVRNYPHLTQEGVSEIHLNEIGELTIFTAKRGVMINLGRGDIGLKLRRLEEVWKRMITRHLPVKYILCECNDRIVVGLAERG; encoded by the coding sequence ATGAAAGGAGGGGGAAAGTTGTTAATCTGGGGGATAGGGGTTGCCCTCATCGGCTCCCTCTGGGGTTTGGAAAGGGGTTCTCGGCTGCTGCTTACCCCCCCTCTATGGGTGGAGAAGATCGAGGTGAGGGAATGCCAGCGCATGGACCGCCAGCAGATCTTGGATGCCGCCTCTATTCCACCCCAAGCCCCTATCCTCAAACTCGATCTCAAGGAGATAGCCCAAAGGGTAGAATCTCTTCCATGGGTCAGGTCCTGCGAGGTGCGCAGGATCCTGCCGGACAAGTTGTCGTTGCGAATAGTGGAGAGGAGGCCAGCGGCCTTGATCCACATAGGGAGGCTTTGGTACGTGGATGAGGATGGCACCCCCTTTAAGGAGCCCTCCCCTGGTGAGACCTTAGACTACCCTGTCCTGACCGGATGGGAGGATCAGGGGTGGAAGAAGGGTGAAGGGGAAGAGTTGATCCAGGAGGCCTTGGGGTTTTTAAGGGAGGTGCGAAACTACCCTCATCTCACCCAGGAGGGAGTATCCGAGATCCATCTGAATGAGATCGGCGAGTTGACCATCTTTACGGCGAAAAGGGGGGTGATGATCAATCTAGGTCGGGGGGACATAGGACTCAAGCTAAGGAGATTGGAGGAGGTCTGGAAGAGGATGATAACGAGACACCTCCCTGTGAAATATATACTGTGTGAGTGCAACGACCGCATCGTGGTCGGGCTGGCGGAAAGGGGGTGA
- the ftsA gene encoding cell division protein FtsA: MSRKEEFIVGLDIGTTKICAIVGVPSGKGVDVIGIGTHPSHGLRKGVVVNIESTVQSIRRAVEEAELMAGCEITSVYTGIAGGHIKGFNSHGIVAVKSREVTEGDIRRVIDAASAIAIPMDREVIHILPQEYIVDGQNGIKDPLGMSGVRLEVKVHIVTGAVTSAQNIIKCANRAGLEVNDIILQQLGSSEAALTPEEEELGVALVDIGGGTTDIAIFHQGSIKHTSVMSLAGDHITGDIAIGLRTPIEEAEKIKKKHGCALISLVGKEEKVEVPAVGERKARVISRQTLAEIIEPRVEETLSLVQREVITSGYENLIASGIVLTGGSALLEGVTELAEQIFSLPVRRGYPRDVGGLTDIVKNPIYTTAVGLVLYGKRGRIGEGFSPGEENIFDKVTRRMKGWFKEFF; this comes from the coding sequence ATGAGTAGAAAGGAAGAGTTCATCGTGGGGTTGGACATCGGGACGACCAAGATCTGCGCCATCGTGGGTGTACCTTCTGGCAAGGGTGTAGATGTCATCGGGATAGGTACGCATCCATCGCATGGTCTCAGGAAAGGGGTGGTGGTCAATATCGAGAGCACGGTGCAATCGATAAGGAGGGCAGTAGAGGAAGCGGAACTGATGGCCGGTTGTGAGATCACATCTGTCTATACCGGGATTGCTGGGGGACATATCAAGGGGTTTAACAGCCATGGGATCGTCGCAGTAAAGAGCCGTGAGGTGACCGAAGGGGACATCAGAAGGGTCATCGATGCCGCCAGTGCCATCGCCATCCCCATGGACCGGGAGGTTATCCATATTTTGCCCCAAGAGTACATCGTAGACGGCCAAAATGGGATCAAGGACCCCCTAGGGATGAGCGGGGTCAGGTTGGAAGTCAAAGTCCATATCGTCACAGGGGCAGTCACCTCGGCGCAAAACATCATCAAGTGCGCCAACAGGGCAGGGTTGGAGGTCAACGACATCATCTTACAGCAACTGGGCTCCAGTGAAGCGGCCCTCACCCCTGAGGAAGAGGAGCTGGGTGTGGCACTGGTGGACATCGGAGGTGGGACCACTGACATCGCCATCTTCCACCAAGGAAGCATAAAACATACATCGGTCATGTCTCTGGCCGGCGACCATATCACCGGCGACATCGCCATTGGCCTCAGGACCCCCATCGAAGAGGCGGAGAAGATCAAGAAAAAACACGGATGTGCCCTGATCTCTCTCGTGGGAAAGGAGGAAAAGGTGGAGGTCCCTGCTGTGGGCGAAAGGAAGGCTAGGGTCATCTCCAGACAGACCCTAGCGGAGATTATAGAACCCCGGGTGGAAGAGACCTTATCCTTGGTGCAGAGGGAGGTCATCACCTCTGGATATGAAAACCTCATCGCCTCAGGAATTGTCCTCACCGGAGGATCTGCCCTCCTGGAAGGGGTGACGGAGCTGGCGGAACAGATCTTCAGCCTCCCCGTACGCAGGGGCTATCCCAGGGATGTGGGGGGGCTTACGGACATTGTCAAGAATCCCATCTACACTACCGCAGTAGGGCTCGTCTTATATGGGAAGAGGGGACGCATAGGTGAGGGTTTCTCACCTGGTGAGGAGAATATCTTTGATAAGGTCACCCGTAGGATGAAGGGTTGGTTTAAGGAGTTTTTCTAG